The Stomatobaculum sp. F0698 genomic sequence CTCGGTCTTACAGAATCTGGAACTCGGTGCGTTTACGCGCCGCAGCAAGGAAGAGAAGGCAGAGACCCTAAAGGAAATTTATCGCCGCTTCCCGCGACTTGAGGAGAGAAAGAATCAGCTCGCGGGAACACTCTCGGGCGGTGAGCAGCAGATGCTCGCCATGGGACGCGCTCTCATGAGTAAGCCGGAGATGCTGGTGCTCGACGAGCCCTCGATGGGACTTTCGCCGATTTATGTGAATGAGATTTTTGATATCATTAAGTCCATTCATGAGAGCGGAACCACGGTGCTTCTGGTCGAACAGAATGCGAAAAAGGCGCTCTCCATCGCAAACCGCGCCTATGTCCTGGAAACGGGAACCATACGAATTTCCGGTACGGCGGAAGCGCTCTTAAACAATGCCGAAGTGAAGAGCGCTTATCTCAGCGAATAAGGCAGATGGAGATATGAGCTTAACGAAGGTCAAGTTATTTTCGGACGGCGCCGCGCGCGGGAACCCGGAGGGACCGGCGGGCTACGGCACTATTTTGCAGGTAACGGACGGCAGCGGGAAGATACACGAGAAAGAGCTCTCACAGGGCTTTCGAAAGAGCACAAATAACCGCATGGAGCTGCTCGGCTGCATTGCGGGATTTGAGGCACTGACACGCCCCTGTGAGGTGACGGTTTACTCGGATTCCCGCTATTTGGTCGATGCCTTTAATCAGCACTGGATCGACAGTTGGCAGAAAAAGAACTGGACGCGCGGTAAGAATGAGCCGGTCAAGAATATAGATCTTTGGAAGCGCCTGTTAAAGGCAATGGCGCCTCACCGGGTAGAATTCTGTTGGGTCAAGGGGCATGCGGGGCATACCGAAAACGAGCGCTGTGACGCGCTCGCAACCGATGCCGCGGATCACCGCGCATTTGAGGAGGACAAGGTCGATGAGACGGCATGAGAGATGGCGTCTTTTCGCAACTGTCCTCTTCTTTGGCATCCTGCTGACACTCCTCATCAATACCGTACTGAATGAAAAGCGGCGTCGCATTGCTGCGCGTGTTGCGCTGCAAGAAAGGGTACAGGGGGAAAACAGTCTGAAAGTGGGCTACGGCTATCGGGACTTTAAAAAGAAGTTCGAGGACACCGATCGTATTATTGCCCTGCTCCGGGAGAGAGAGAAGACCGAGAAGCGCGAGGCGGACAGTGAGCGCTTTGCGAGCGAAGAATTGCGCTACTGGGAGACACAGCTCAATGCGCTCTGTCAGGTTCTTCCTTATGTACTGAGCGATCAGGAAGCTGCGGCCTTTTTAAAAGATCAACAGGATTGGCGAAAAAAGCGCGGCACAGGGGAGAACAGAACGGTTCTTTCCGCAAAGGAGCAGGCGGAGAATACAAGAGCGCGGGCCTATGCGCTTTTGGAACAATATAAGGAGCGTCTGCGTTAGTGCCGCGTGTAAAGCGGATTTACAGAACGGTGATTTACGGCTACAATAGAAATTTAGGAAAATCATAAAATATCAAAACAGAGGGGCAGTGCAATGATTGCAAAGAAATACGGAGTCAATGAGCTCCGCAAGATGTATCTTGAGTTCTTTCAGAGCAAGGGACATTTAATCATGAAGAGCTTCAGCCTGGTGCCGCACAACGACAATAGTCTGTTGCTCATCAATTCCGGTATGGCACCGTTAAAGCCGTATTTCACCGGCCAGGAGATTCCGCCCTGCCGCCGTGTGACAACGTGTCAGAAGTGTATTCGCACGGGTGATATCGACAATGTCGGTAAGACCGCGCGCCACGGCACTTTTTTTGAGATGCTCGGTAACTTTTCCTTCGGCGATTACTTTAAGCGTGAGGCCATTCACTGGAGCTGGGAGTTCCTGACCGAGGTTGTGGGACTCGAGCCGGATCGTCTCTATCCCTCCGTCTATGAGGAAGATGACGAGGCCTTCGATATCTGGCGAGACGAGATCGGCATCGCACCGGAGCGCATTTACCGCTTCGGCAAGGCGGACAATTTCTGGGAGCACGGTTCCGGTCCTTGCGGCCCCTGCTCGGAGATTTATTATGACCGCGGCGAAGCGTACGGAACCGGCCCCGAGGACGTGATGGGCGGCGAGGGCGACCGCTTCATGGAAGTCTGGAACAACGTGTTCAGTCAGTTCGATAACGACGGTCACGGTCACTACAGCGAACTCAAGCAGAAGAACATCGATACCGGCATGGGACTGGAGCGCCTTGCGGTTGTGGTCCAGGATGTCGAGTCCATCTTCGAAGTGGATACCATTCGCGCGCTGCTCGATGAGGCGGCGAAGCTTGCTTCGACCCGTTACCACGAGGATGAGAAGAAGGATGTTTCGCTGCGCGTGATTACCGACCATGTGCGTTCCTGCACCTTCATGATTTCGGATGGCATCATGCCGAGCAACGAGGGCAGAGGCTATGTGCTCCGGAGACTCCTGCGCCGCGCGGCGCGCCACGGCAGACTCCTCGGCATTGAGGGGGCCTTCCTCGGCAAGCTTGCCGAGACCGTGATTGCCTCCTCGAAGGACGGCTATCCGGAGCTGGAAGAGAAGCGCGAAATGATTTTAAAGGTTCTGACCGAGGAAGAGGCGAAGTTTAACCGCACGATAGACCAGGGCCTTTCTATTCTCGCGGAGCTCGAGGAGACGCTATCCGCGGAGAAAAAGACCGAGCTCTCCGGCGAGGACGCGTTTAAGCTCTACGACACCTACGGCTTCCCGCTCGATTTGACGCGTGAAATTCTCGCAGAGCGCGGCTTCACGGTCGATGAGGCAGGCTTCCAGAAGGCGATGCAGGTACAGCGGGAGACTGCGCGGAAGGCGAGAAAAGCGACGAACTATATGGGTGAGGCGCAGACCGCTTACCAGCAGATTGATCCGACGCTCACGACCGAGTTCACCGGCTACGACAAGCTGACGGACGAGGGCAAGATTACGGCGATGGTCCGCATTCTCCCGGAGGAGAGCGAGGAGGATACAACGGCGCTTACCGAGGCGCTCGCAGAGGGCGATGAGGGCACGATTGTGACCGACAAGACGCCGTTCTATGCGACCATGGGCGGCCAGCAGGGCGATACCGGCGTGATATCGGCGGGGGATAATCGCTTTGAAGTGCGCGAAACCATCCATTTAAAGGGCGGCAAGGTCGGTCACACGGGTAAGGTACTCTCGGGCATGTTCCGTATCGGCGAGAGCGTGACCCTTGCGGTCGATGCCGCGAACCGCGACAATACGGCAAAGAACCACTCGGGCACCCACCTGCTGCACGAAGCGCTTCGCGAAGTGCTCGGCAACCATGTGAACCAGGCGGGTAGCTTTGTGAGCGCGGACAGACTGCGCTTTGACTTTACGCACTTCGCGGCGCTCACGCCCGAGGAAATCAAGAAGGTCGAGGAACTTGTGAACCGCGAGATCAAGGCGGGACACGCGGTTGAGACCAAGGTCATGGGCATCGAAGATGCCAAGAAGGCCGGCGCAAAGGCACTGTTTGGCGAAAAGTACGGCGATGAGGTCCGTGTGGTGCGCATGGGTGATTTCTCGACCGAGCTCTGCGGCGGTACCCACGTAAAGAATACGGAGAACATCGGCGCAATGAAGATTGTCTCCGAGACCGGCATTTCGGCGGGCGTGCGCCGCATCGAAGCGCTGACCGGCGATGCCTTGACCGCTTATTATGAAGCGGCGGTACAGGAGCTTGAGGAGCTCGCGGCGCAGTTAAAGACCAACCGTGCGGAACTGCCGCAGCGCGTCCTACAGCTCCAGCATGAGCTCCGTGAGAGCGAGAAGGAGAACGAGAAGCTCCGCGCCGAGCTTGCGCGCAATGCGGCGGCAACTGCGGGCGAAGACATCCAGGAAGTGAAGGGTGTCAAACTTCTCACCACAGCACTCGCAAAGATTGAGATGAATGAGCTCCGTAATCTCGGCGACAGTCTGCTTCAGAAGACCGAGGGCGGCGTGGCCGTGCTTGCAAGTGCGGATGAGTCGCAGGTAAATCTCCTCGTGATGGTCGGTAAAGCGGCGGAAGAGAAGGGCGCCAATGCCGGAAAGCTCATTAAAGCCATTGCACCGCTAATCGGCGGCGGCGGCGGCGGCAGACCGAACATTGCGCAGGCGGGCGGCAAGAACCCCGCGGGCGTGCAGGCGGCGCTTGAAAAGGCGGCCGAAGCACTGGAAGAGGAACTGGCATAAGAAGAGCGGCTTCTTTGGAATCCGTCTCGGAATACAAAACGAGCTGTGCGTATGCACAGCTCGTTTTGCTTGCGCTTTACGGTGTGAGAGACGGTGCTGTAAGAGAAATTTGTACTATAAAATGCGCGTAATGTACCGGCGGTTCTGGAAGTTCGGCTCTCGAAAAGAAAAGAGAATATCGTGATTGCTGCAATACGGCGGCGATGAATACAAATTAAAAGCAAGACAGAAAGCGCTTTGGATTGTTAATTCAAACACAAAGATTATGAAGCTATAATTAGCATATTCCTAAGAAACTTAAAAAAATCTTCATAAGCTCTTGCGTATAATTGATTTTTTGGGTAGAGTATAAGACAGTTAGAATTGAGAGCAATGTGGTTAATTATTAGGAGGAACGGTATGGTAAAACGTGGTAAGCAGTCAAAACGCTTGCTTGCGGTGATGCTCAGTGCTGCGATGGCGGTATTGAACGTTTCGACCGCGGTGCCTGTCTATGCGGCCCCCTCGGCGGATGAATTTCGCGAGGACGCAGAACTTATCAACGACCTCGGACTTTTGAGGGGGGAGCAGAGAGAATTGCAGCAGAGGGGCACGGCAAGCCCTTCCGATGCAACGGCAGCTGCGGAGGCAAAGCAGGGAGAAAAGACAGCGGATATCCTTGTCGGTTCGAGCCGCTGGGGTACACCGTCCAACGCGGCAAAGGTACTCCGCACCGAATTAAACGGCGTTGAAATCGAAGTGACGGCTCCGGCCGGCGTTCTGCCGGAAGGCGCAAGACTCCGTGCAAGAGCACTGACTGCGGAAGAGGAGCAGGAAGCACTCGCAAAGATTGCGGCGCACGCGAGTGAGACAGGCAAGACCGCAACGGCGCAGTTCCTTTGCGATCTCACGGTCTTAAACGCAGCGGGCGAAGAAATTCAGCCGGACAACACGAAGGGCAGTCTTGCGGTCTCCTTCCGTAACGTGAGCATTGTCTCCGCCGAGGTCTCGAAGACCGGAGAGGACAGTGAGGCACAGGACACGAACGTAGCGGTGCTTCACATCGATGAAGAGGCTTCGAAGGTGGATACGCTGCGCACGGGTCTCGATGAGAATACACCGGTGCTGCAGGCGGCAGCAGAGCACTTCTCGCCCTTCGCGGTCGTCAACTATCAGACCGGAAACACCCAGCTCGGTGCATCCTTTAAGCTTCTCGACTACGACGGCGATGCGACGCGTCAGACGTATAAGCTCAGCGATGTGACCGTGGTAGACGGCGCCGGCAACGGCATCACCTCGATGAACTTCCAGGTCGACACGGGTAACATTATCGATATGCCTGTGAGCGGCACGGTGGTCGGCAGCAAGACCTACCAGAGCTTTACGGATATTAATCCGGCGGGCAGCCACCTGTTCTACCAGTTCATTTTCCCGACCGCACTGACGGCGGCCGAGGCAAAGGATTTCATTGAACAGCAGATGAAGTTTAAGCTTGCGAGCCCGGGTGCAAACCAGCAGCTTAAGATTACGCTCGGAAACGGCCAGAACAACTTCCCGACCAACGCAACCATCAAGATTTCGAAGAAGACCATTCCGAACCCGATGCCGAATGACAGCGCGGAACACTATTATATGTATGTGGAGCCGCAGCCTGCAGGCCTTGTGAGCTGGGCTGACAGTTACAACACCGCAAAGCAGAGCTATCTGGACGGCATGCGAGGCTACCTGGTCACGATTACCTCCGCAGAAGAGGATCAGGTTCTCGAC encodes the following:
- the alaS gene encoding alanine--tRNA ligase; protein product: MIAKKYGVNELRKMYLEFFQSKGHLIMKSFSLVPHNDNSLLLINSGMAPLKPYFTGQEIPPCRRVTTCQKCIRTGDIDNVGKTARHGTFFEMLGNFSFGDYFKREAIHWSWEFLTEVVGLEPDRLYPSVYEEDDEAFDIWRDEIGIAPERIYRFGKADNFWEHGSGPCGPCSEIYYDRGEAYGTGPEDVMGGEGDRFMEVWNNVFSQFDNDGHGHYSELKQKNIDTGMGLERLAVVVQDVESIFEVDTIRALLDEAAKLASTRYHEDEKKDVSLRVITDHVRSCTFMISDGIMPSNEGRGYVLRRLLRRAARHGRLLGIEGAFLGKLAETVIASSKDGYPELEEKREMILKVLTEEEAKFNRTIDQGLSILAELEETLSAEKKTELSGEDAFKLYDTYGFPLDLTREILAERGFTVDEAGFQKAMQVQRETARKARKATNYMGEAQTAYQQIDPTLTTEFTGYDKLTDEGKITAMVRILPEESEEDTTALTEALAEGDEGTIVTDKTPFYATMGGQQGDTGVISAGDNRFEVRETIHLKGGKVGHTGKVLSGMFRIGESVTLAVDAANRDNTAKNHSGTHLLHEALREVLGNHVNQAGSFVSADRLRFDFTHFAALTPEEIKKVEELVNREIKAGHAVETKVMGIEDAKKAGAKALFGEKYGDEVRVVRMGDFSTELCGGTHVKNTENIGAMKIVSETGISAGVRRIEALTGDALTAYYEAAVQELEELAAQLKTNRAELPQRVLQLQHELRESEKENEKLRAELARNAAATAGEDIQEVKGVKLLTTALAKIEMNELRNLGDSLLQKTEGGVAVLASADESQVNLLVMVGKAAEEKGANAGKLIKAIAPLIGGGGGGRPNIAQAGGKNPAGVQAALEKAAEALEEELA
- a CDS encoding ABC transporter ATP-binding protein — protein: MDALLKVKDLHVYYGMIHAIRGISFEVNRGEIVTLIGANGAGKTTTLHTITGLLPSSGGEVIYNEKNITHVPGYQLVRRGLAHVPEGRRVFSQLSVLQNLELGAFTRRSKEEKAETLKEIYRRFPRLEERKNQLAGTLSGGEQQMLAMGRALMSKPEMLVLDEPSMGLSPIYVNEIFDIIKSIHESGTTVLLVEQNAKKALSIANRAYVLETGTIRISGTAEALLNNAEVKSAYLSE
- a CDS encoding lysozyme inhibitor LprI family protein — encoded protein: MRRHERWRLFATVLFFGILLTLLINTVLNEKRRRIAARVALQERVQGENSLKVGYGYRDFKKKFEDTDRIIALLREREKTEKREADSERFASEELRYWETQLNALCQVLPYVLSDQEAAAFLKDQQDWRKKRGTGENRTVLSAKEQAENTRARAYALLEQYKERLR
- the rnhA gene encoding ribonuclease HI; translation: MSLTKVKLFSDGAARGNPEGPAGYGTILQVTDGSGKIHEKELSQGFRKSTNNRMELLGCIAGFEALTRPCEVTVYSDSRYLVDAFNQHWIDSWQKKNWTRGKNEPVKNIDLWKRLLKAMAPHRVEFCWVKGHAGHTENERCDALATDAADHRAFEEDKVDETA